A single genomic interval of Eleutherodactylus coqui strain aEleCoq1 chromosome 3, aEleCoq1.hap1, whole genome shotgun sequence harbors:
- the LOC136620134 gene encoding leucine-rich repeat neuronal protein 4-like, whose protein sequence is MRPKSGISYTSLEQKPNETFCSSLTGDGSRISILELYNQCQSGQSEPSDEAQDSVTSTTEVRKSDFIPGTTEDSLNSALSLHTIRQKDLLLSPTDFLTTVFENDPTTSFSITQSSIVTPKTSSSSDVLPKELTDLPITKQTFPENGSSSWNQSEIPRDYPEDYDEQEIQPIVTTVGSRITACDYDHCRHLQTPCSELQRLKPCMCPGLSGDHLIPDPPHLQGVFEITDTSAQILWCSPNSIVEKYQLVYDHESDANQTVDNIYMTMRQFTLYNLVPHTTYKVCVMAFNKKGHSAPINNGSRTPCAEFKTRPSYILILSILSALGGLFLATIAVLSICLYKACKNSVSKYDTHLVSYKNPAFEYHCTIPSYH, encoded by the coding sequence ACCAAATGAAACTTTCTGCAGTTCCTTGACGGGAGATGGATCAAGAATCTCAATACTTGAACTatataaccaatgccagtcaggcCAGAGTGAACCAAGTGATGAAGCTCAGGATTCTGTCACCTCCACAACGGAAGTAAGAAAATCTGATTTTATACCAGGAACAACAGAAGACTCTTTGAACTCAGCATTATCACTGCATACAATAAGACAAAAAGATCTTCTACTTTCTCCTACAGATTTTCTGACCACGGTTTTTGAAAATGACCCAACAACTTCCTTCTCCATAACACAGTCTAGTATTGTTACTCCAAAAACAAGTTCAAGCAGTGACGTATTACCTAAAGAACTCACCGATTTACCAATAACTAAACAGACGTTTCCAGAGAATGGAAGTTCCAGTTGGAACCAATCAGAAATCCCAAGAGACTACCCGGAAGACTATGACGAGCAAGAGATTCAACCTATTGTAACAACAGTAGGGAGCAGAATCACAGCCTGTGACTATGACCATTGTAGACATCTTCAAACACCTTGCTCTGAGCTTCAACGCCTAAAACCATGCATGTGCCCAGGTCTTTCAGGAGATCATCTCATTCCAGACCCACCTCACCTACAAGGAGTTTTTGAGATAACAGACACCTCAGCACAGATACTTTGGTGTTCCCCAAATTCTATAGTGGAAAAGTACCAGCTTGTTTATGATCATGAAAGTGATGCGAATCAAACGGTTGATAACATTTATATGACAATGAGACAGTTCACTCTATATAACTTAGTGCCTCATACAACATATAAGGTTTGTGTAATGGCCTTTAATAAGAAAGGGCATAGTGCGCCAATAAACAATGGATCAAGAACCCCTTGTGCTGAATTCAAGACCAGACCAAGCTACATTCTCATCCTTTCCATATTAAGTGCTCTAGGCGGGCTGTTTTTAGCGACCATCGCAGTGCTTTCTATCTGCCTATATAAGGCTTGTAAAAATAGTGTTAGCAAATATGATACGCATCTCGTGTCCTATAAGAACCCCGCATTTGAATATCACTGTACTATTCCATCTTATCATTAA